A part of Fimbriiglobus ruber genomic DNA contains:
- a CDS encoding DUF4058 domain-containing protein, producing MPLLDHFHPPLSERRHWHSFHNSWATYLASQLNAVLPEGYFAEANVQYRVEIDVAAFEEPGPTSPVDGWAPPPPQASVPLDLAGAVVEVGIFSRSGGPTLAGAVELVSPSNKDRPAHRDALMSKCATCLRAGIGLVLVDVVTERPADLHRELLAHLGAADPGAGPALFAAAYRPVERDGAGALDIWREPVAVGRPLPTLPLWLRGGLCLPVELEAAYTRTCVEQRVLPAA from the coding sequence ACAATTCGTGGGCGACCTACCTTGCGTCGCAGCTCAACGCCGTACTCCCGGAAGGCTACTTCGCCGAGGCGAACGTCCAATACAGAGTCGAGATCGACGTGGCGGCGTTCGAGGAGCCGGGACCGACGAGCCCCGTGGACGGGTGGGCGCCGCCACCGCCGCAGGCGAGCGTGCCCCTTGATCTGGCCGGGGCCGTGGTCGAGGTCGGCATCTTCAGCCGCTCCGGCGGGCCTACCCTGGCCGGGGCCGTCGAACTGGTCAGCCCGTCGAACAAGGACCGGCCGGCCCATCGGGACGCGCTGATGTCGAAGTGCGCGACCTGTCTCCGGGCCGGAATCGGGCTGGTACTCGTGGATGTGGTGACGGAACGGCCGGCCGACCTGCACCGGGAGTTGCTGGCGCACTTGGGGGCCGCGGACCCGGGCGCGGGACCGGCCCTGTTCGCGGCGGCGTACCGGCCGGTCGAGCGCGACGGGGCCGGGGCTCTCGATATCTGGCGGGAACCGGTCGCGGTCGGCCGGCCGCTGCCGACGCTCCCGCTCTGGCTCCGGGGCGGGCTCTGCCTGCCGGTCGAGCTGGAGGCCGCGTATACGCGGACGTGTGTCGAACAGCGGGTGTTACCGGCCGCGTAA